Genomic window (Capsicum annuum cultivar UCD-10X-F1 unplaced genomic scaffold, UCD10Xv1.1 ctg73524, whole genome shotgun sequence):
TGGAGAAGGCCTGTAAAATGCTTGCTGATCAATTCATCGGTGATGTAGTTACTGAAAATCATCAAGAGACTTACCAAGGATTAGGAACAAAGACACAACTTAGTCCTTTATGTAATCCAAACGGATTGTGTCCCTCGGATTCTGCTGACCTTATTGGAGTCCATGGACCGGAAGAAGTTTCCCCCAGAATCCATCCACAGCGCACGGATTGCTCCACTGAAAGCTGCTTAACTTCACATGAGAGCCCAGCTGGACTTCCTCTAGAAGGATCTTCACCTGGAGGGAAAAAACGAGGGCTAAGCGGAGATTCAACACATGCATCATATGTTTGGGGTGAAGCTGATATGAGATCATCAGGTGTTCACGCGATACAGGTTAATTGCTTCGGGATTACTGGCTCTAACGTTCAAAATGTCTCGAATTAAGAGATTAGGCCAAGTTCGTTTGCAGTCTTTGATTTGCACATTGCAGTTTCTGGATATTCCAATGAGCTCAACTTAAAGCTGTGTAAATCTAAGCTGATGTTAGTCCAACTCTTTACTGCATCTTTTGTGAAATCTTAGATCCtaaagaaagg
Coding sequences:
- the LOC124894392 gene encoding protein PHR1-LIKE 3-like (The sequence of the model RefSeq protein was modified relative to this genomic sequence to represent the inferred CDS: added 261 bases not found in genome assembly), translated to MRTMGVKGLTLFHLKSHLQKYRLGKQSQKDLDEASKDGLTATYSLESPCSGGTPQQLPASDLNEGFEVKEALRAQMEVQSKLHLQVEAEKHLQIRQDAEQRYITMLEKACKMLADQFIGDVVTENHQETYQGLGTKTQLSPLCNPNGLCPSDSADLIGVHGPEEVSPRIHPQRTDCSTESCLTSHESPAGLPLEGSSPGGKKRGLSGDSTHASYVWGEADMRSSGVHAIQVNCFGITGSNVQNVSN